TTACCTGTCAGGTAGCTGTAAAGCAGGCTCATTTTGTCACTCTTGTTCTCTTCTTTCTGGACGGTCTTTTGTACACGTATGAGACTTTCTCTCAGAAGTGAAGCAGACCCTTTGAACTCATCTAGGCTGCATACCCAGATGCCCTCCACAAAGCCCATCCTGTCCATACCGTTGGGATAGACCGAAGTTACGAGTACACCAATGTCAGCATTGACCTTGAGCATATCCTGTTTGAGTTTTGTGATCCAGCCGTCCGACCATGCCTTGGTGTTCTTACTCTCATAGCAGATGGTACCGCAGTTCTGTAATTCCCGGGTGTGAATAGTATGTACGCAGTCCGCCCCGAAAGCCCCCTTTTTAACCTCTTCGATGTTATCGAACGGGAACTGTGAAGCCAGCCATGACTCTATGGCAAGTTCCAGCGCTTCTCCCTGTACCTGCATGCTGCCCTGCTCCGCTTTACGTTTGGCACTTTCGATGTCTCTTCTCATCTGTTCGATCTGCTCGTCTTTGGCTTTGAGCTTGAGTTCGTTGGCCTCGAGCACTTGCTTGGTAAGCAATTCTTTCTCTTCCAGCGCTTGTTTGGCAAGTTTTTCTTTCTCAGCCCTAAGCTCATCGCTCAGAGCCTTTTGTGCTTCTATCTTCGCGGCTGAGGCGAGCTCTTCTTTTTCGCGTTTGAGCTGTTCAATCATGGCTTTAGAGGCGTTGAGCTCCTGTACCTGCTTGGATTTCTCTTCCAGCTCTTTTTGAAGCAGTGCCATCGACGCTCTCTGCTCTTCTACAAGTTCCCTCTTAAGCTCATCTTGAAGCTTGGTACGTTCTATACGTAACTGTTCTTTCGTAGCCTTACGCAATTTCTCATCAAACTTCTCTTTTTGCTCTTGCATGGAGCGTTTTTGGGTTTTGAGGTCATCAAAAGCTTTTTTATACTCTTGACGTTTGGCTTCTACCTCATCACGTAGTTTTTTCTGTTCTGCTAAATTTTTTTGCTTGTACTGCTCTTCTATTTGATGGTAAAATATTTCATCGATGTCAATATCAGTACCGCAGTTTGGGCATTTGATGGTGTTGGTTGTGGACATGTGTATTTCCTAAATCTATAATATTAAAACTATTTTATCTAAAAAGTGGAAGATGTAGGAAAAATATGGCAATTTGACATATCAGTATCTAGACTTAATGGTATCACCTTTGTCCAAAAGCATTAGAATACTTTTGATCTGGGTTTGGTTGAGGGTGGTTTTCTTAGCTAAAAGTGCTGTGATGTTTTGTGCATAATCGTCCCTTGATTTAACCCGGATTATAGCTATTTTTTATCTTTATCCTCAACAGACTTTTCCAGTTTCTTGGCCACGTGGTCTATTTCCCCAAGAAAATGTTCAATCTTTTTGAACAGTTCTTCTTTTTCTTTAGGCATAGAGCGTATCCTTTTTTAGGACTATTATATCACAAGGCAGGCAGATCTGTTACTGTACCTTCACGTGCACCGTTCGTGAAGCGCTTGTGATATCGAAATCCTGCGTACCTTCCGGCATGGCTGAAATCTTCAGGGTATGATTGTCTACAAAAGAGATGTCCACATCGGCGGGGAAACGGATATCGCTGATGATATCATGCGGGCCGAGGGGACGGAAATAGAGCAGATGGGCCTGCATCGGGTCAAGGCTGACCGTCTCTTCTCTTTTTGTGATGGTATGCAGTTTTTCCGTGGGTCTCTGCGTCTCGAAAGACCAGCTTAAATGCTCTCTGCCTTTGGGGGTACGGTAAATGATCTCTGCACGGTATCGTGTACCGTATTCCAGACGTTCAAGAGGGAAAAGCGCAAACTGGTGTGCTGTGAATCGATGGTGAGGATCATTGCTTTTGTCCATGAAACGTACCTTTTCAACCTCTTTCCCGTCCGGCGTAAAAAGTTTGAACGATACAAGGTCAACTTTTTTGAAGTAGTAGTCGTTAAAGACCACAGAGACAGGAAAACCACTCACTTCATAATCAGGCAGCGGATCAGGAACTTCACTGTAGAAGGCAGGCGGCACTTCCTCCTGCCCGTCATATGGGTAGAGAATGATCTTTGGGTTGAGCTGCCTGTTGTGGTTCAGCGCACTATTGAATCTCTTTTCGGCGATGCGATGCTCAGGCTCACGACAGACTTTGTAGACATATTTGCCGCTTCCTTTAAAAGCCGGCGTACTACAAAGCACTTCAAGTTCACTGTTCC
This DNA window, taken from Sulfurovum lithotrophicum, encodes the following:
- a CDS encoding DUF2130 domain-containing protein yields the protein MSTTNTIKCPNCGTDIDIDEIFYHQIEEQYKQKNLAEQKKLRDEVEAKRQEYKKAFDDLKTQKRSMQEQKEKFDEKLRKATKEQLRIERTKLQDELKRELVEEQRASMALLQKELEEKSKQVQELNASKAMIEQLKREKEELASAAKIEAQKALSDELRAEKEKLAKQALEEKELLTKQVLEANELKLKAKDEQIEQMRRDIESAKRKAEQGSMQVQGEALELAIESWLASQFPFDNIEEVKKGAFGADCVHTIHTRELQNCGTICYESKNTKAWSDGWITKLKQDMLKVNADIGVLVTSVYPNGMDRMGFVEGIWVCSLDEFKGSASLLRESLIRVQKTVQKEENKSDKMSLLYSYLTGNEFQMQLKAIVDGFMQMQTELDKERRSLMASWKRRQKLIDGVLQNTTEMYGSLQGIAGAGALGHIEALELPEGLDDE
- a CDS encoding CAP domain-containing protein, producing the protein MRLVAVLLALLAASFLFWQSIQNDLAASASNVIVKKQAHTMDMAYEKNEARAYLNEIRQSMGMSMLSENEKLDRAAQAHADYLIANDESAHEEIPGHKGFTGVSPKERALKAGYDVSYVSENLSTKNNSGKSSIDGLFSAIYHRFGFLDVAIDQIGVGAAQDPSAREKSAFVYLMGNSELEVLCSTPAFKGSGKYVYKVCREPEHRIAEKRFNSALNHNRQLNPKIILYPYDGQEEVPPAFYSEVPDPLPDYEVSGFPVSVVFNDYYFKKVDLVSFKLFTPDGKEVEKVRFMDKSNDPHHRFTAHQFALFPLERLEYGTRYRAEIIYRTPKGREHLSWSFETQRPTEKLHTITKREETVSLDPMQAHLLYFRPLGPHDIISDIRFPADVDISFVDNHTLKISAMPEGTQDFDITSASRTVHVKVQ